The following is a genomic window from Flavobacterium crassostreae.
ATTTGTTGTTAATTATAAAAGAGGTATTGGTTAAGCCAGAGGTTTGGTTTTTTTGATGTATTTTTTCAAATTCCGTCTTAAATTCGTTCCAATTATAAAGATCCAAAGTAACATCTCCTTTGCCCAAAATAGCTTCTTTTTTGCTTCCTAAGGTTCCTGGATATGCTAGAACTACTGCCATCGCTATAGCAACCATTCCTATTATTAGATAACTAGCATAAGGGACAAGTTTTGTGATTTTAGGTTTTTTTAAATCCGATAAATAGCAACCTGCAAGAATCAGCAATGCAGTGTAGCCAGGTCCGGACCAATGTGGCAAGGTGTTTCTAAATAAAGACAATACCAGTAGTATGCCAATCAATGGCAAGCTTTGCAATAGAAGGATTCTTAGATAAGGTACCGCTAGAATCACTTTGTTTTTGGATAAGGCAATTAGAGTGCCAATAATCAAAAAATAGTTGATTGGATTGTTGTATAAAAAGCCGCCAAATAATTCTCTCCAAAAACCATCGCTATTTATTCCTTGGTTGATTGCAACCCGATTACTGTGAAAAGTATAGGTTATAAAATGGTTGTCAATATTCCATAACAAAATAGGAGAGCTAATTACTAATGTAGTAAGTATTGCCATATAAAAAGCAGGTTTGGATAGGTGTTTTTGGTCATAAATGACAACATACAACCCAAATCCAAACCACAAAAACACCCCATGAATTTTACTCATTATACTTAGTCCGGCACAAAGTCCAAACAGAATCAAATATAGGTTTTGTCTTTTGGGGGTGTGTATTAATTGTACTAGTGCATAGAGCGCTAGCATCCAAAAAAAAAGTTGCGGCGTATCCGGAAGAATAAATACACCTGCAATAATACTAGAATAAATGGACGAAGAATACAATAATGCTGCAATGAGACCACTTTTTTGGTCTTTTATGGTTTTGGTAATTGCATAGATCAAGTAGGTATTTACGGCTGCCAAAATAATGGGACCCAAACGAACAAAAAAAGCACTAGTCTCTAGCAAGTTAAGTGTAGTCAGACGTATTAATAAGGCCACCATTGGAGGATGGTCAAAGTAATTCCATTGCAAATGTTGGGCATAAGTTAGGTAGTACACTTCATCATTACCGAGGTCTATA
Proteins encoded in this region:
- a CDS encoding glycosyltransferase family 39 protein, which encodes MKNKIALLVFVATIFRCIIAWSIDLGNDEVYYLTYAQHLQWNYFDHPPMVALLIRLTTLNLLETSAFFVRLGPIILAAVNTYLIYAITKTIKDQKSGLIAALLYSSSIYSSIIAGVFILPDTPQLFFWMLALYALVQLIHTPKRQNLYLILFGLCAGLSIMSKIHGVFLWFGFGLYVVIYDQKHLSKPAFYMAILTTLVISSPILLWNIDNHFITYTFHSNRVAINQGINSDGFWRELFGGFLYNNPINYFLIIGTLIALSKNKVILAVPYLRILLLQSLPLIGILLVLSLFRNTLPHWSGPGYTALLILAGCYLSDLKKPKITKLVPYASYLIIGMVAIAMAVVLAYPGTLGSKKEAILGKGDVTLDLYNWNEFKTEFEKIHQKNQTSGLTNTSFIINNKWFPGAHIDHYIAQPLNMDFVALGTLADIHTYHWLNQYRKQLKKGDTAYYITVSNSFTDPNLIYATEFKKINAPTIIQQLRGNQPARYLYIYVMQGYKE